One window of Chloroflexota bacterium genomic DNA carries:
- the rpsM gene encoding 30S ribosomal protein S13 → MARIAGVDIPNDKRIEIGLCYIYGIGKALSKKILAQTGVSPDRKAKDLAEEEIARLRDNIEKKQKVEGELKKEVSLNIGRLTEIGCYRGLRHRRRLPVRGQRTKTNARTKRGPRQTVAGRGRRRGTAKK, encoded by the coding sequence GTGGCACGTATAGCAGGTGTTGATATCCCCAATGACAAGAGAATAGAGATTGGGCTGTGCTACATCTACGGAATTGGCAAAGCTTTGAGCAAGAAGATTCTTGCTCAAACTGGTGTTAGTCCTGATAGGAAGGCAAAAGATTTGGCTGAAGAAGAAATTGCCCGCCTTCGTGATAATATTGAGAAGAAACAAAAGGTGGAGGGGGAATTAAAGAAAGAGGTAAGTCTTAATATTGGCCGACTCACAGAGATTGGTTGCTATCGGGGTCTCAGACACCGTCGTAGGCTACCTGTTCGGGGACAGCGTACCAAGACCAATGCGCGAACTAAGCGTGGACCTCGCCAGACTGTAGCTGGCAGAGGCAGACGCCGTGGCACTGCGAAGAAATAG
- the map gene encoding type I methionyl aminopeptidase encodes MGIIVKSSDEISIMREAGEIVAKVLQKLASEVRPGVRTRELDHTCAKELARYEARSSFKGYRGFPAHICTSVNNEVVHGIPGDRILCEGDIISLDAGVIFKGFQGDAAITVGVGEISEEARRLLDVTQSALLAGIAAARNKARLGDVSTAIQHYVETRGFSVVREYTGHGIGRAMHEEPQIPNFGEAGQGPLLREGMTLAIEPMVNAGGWGTRVSDDQWTVVTADGRLSAHFEHTIAITNGAPEILTAV; translated from the coding sequence ATGGGCATAATCGTTAAGTCTTCTGATGAAATTTCCATTATGAGAGAAGCTGGGGAAATTGTGGCTAAAGTACTACAAAAACTGGCTAGTGAGGTTAGACCGGGAGTGAGAACCAGGGAGTTGGATCATACTTGTGCTAAAGAGTTAGCCAGGTACGAAGCCCGGTCTTCTTTCAAGGGATATCGGGGTTTCCCTGCTCATATATGTACGTCAGTCAATAATGAGGTGGTTCATGGCATCCCTGGAGATCGAATACTCTGTGAAGGAGACATAATATCTCTGGATGCTGGCGTGATCTTCAAGGGTTTCCAGGGAGATGCTGCCATTACCGTTGGCGTAGGCGAGATTAGTGAAGAGGCTAGGAGGCTTTTGGATGTCACTCAGAGTGCTCTCCTGGCTGGCATTGCTGCAGCCAGGAACAAGGCACGCTTGGGAGATGTATCTACAGCCATTCAGCATTATGTAGAAACTAGAGGATTTTCAGTGGTAAGAGAATATACTGGACACGGTATTGGTCGAGCAATGCATGAGGAACCTCAAATACCCAACTTTGGGGAGGCAGGTCAAGGCCCCTTGCTTCGAGAAGGGATGACATTAGCTATTGAACCAATGGTCAATGCTGGTGGATGGGGTACTCGGGTCAGTGATGACCAGTGGACAGTTGTTACTGCTGATGGCAGGCTTTCAGCGCACTTTGAGCATACTATTGCTATTACTAACGGCGCTCCGGAGATTCTCACCGCGGTTTAG
- the rpsK gene encoding 30S ribosomal protein S11 — MAKKKEKKSIPQGRAYIHSTFNNVIVTLTDPAGNVISWGSAGTAGFKGSRKGTPFAAQLAAEGAAKRAKEHGLRQVEVYVRGPGGGREAAIRSLQIAGLNVTGIRDVTPIPHNGCRPPKRRRV; from the coding sequence ATGGCTAAGAAGAAGGAAAAGAAGTCTATCCCTCAAGGGAGAGCTTATATTCATTCGACGTTCAATAATGTTATTGTCACGCTTACTGACCCCGCAGGGAATGTCATTTCGTGGGGAAGCGCAGGTACTGCTGGTTTTAAAGGGTCCCGCAAAGGCACTCCTTTTGCTGCACAGTTGGCGGCTGAAGGGGCGGCAAAGCGGGCTAAGGAGCATGGATTGCGTCAGGTCGAGGTTTATGTGAGAGGGCCAGGTGGTGGCCGTGAGGCTGCTATTCGTTCCCTTCAGATTGCTGGACTTAATGTCACTGGGATTAGGGATGTGACCCCTATTCCACATAATGGTTGTCGACCCCCGAAAAGAAGGAGGGTTTAG
- a CDS encoding DNA-directed RNA polymerase subunit alpha produces the protein MSHLVTPKVECVESKGNYGRFAAEPLERGFGTTLGNTLRRVLLGSLLGAAVTWVKIEGIEHEFSTIPHVKEDVTEFLLNVKTLRLRSMTKQDGKLLLEVNGERTIHAADIRPSADFEVTNPELYLATLDSAEASLSVEFNVKQGKGYVSATTHGTGLPIGTIPVDAIFTPVQKVNYLVEPVRTGENTGYEKLIIDVWTDGTITAVEALSQSAQILREQLSPFTPLVLASTGAMEQAAVGVSSEEYELPLERLGLSPRVFNCLRRNKISKLGELLEKSERDLLQLKKFGRKSLDELKQDLEGRGLALRLEEEDEA, from the coding sequence TTGTCTCACCTTGTGACTCCTAAAGTAGAGTGCGTGGAAAGTAAGGGTAATTATGGGCGTTTTGCCGCGGAGCCATTGGAAAGGGGCTTTGGCACTACTTTGGGCAATACTTTGCGGCGGGTTTTGCTCGGTTCTCTCTTGGGTGCAGCAGTAACTTGGGTAAAAATAGAGGGAATAGAGCATGAATTCTCCACTATTCCTCATGTAAAAGAGGATGTTACCGAATTCCTGCTGAACGTCAAGACTCTACGTCTGCGTTCTATGACCAAGCAAGATGGGAAGCTGTTGCTTGAAGTGAATGGTGAAAGGACTATTCATGCTGCAGACATCAGACCATCCGCGGATTTTGAGGTTACAAACCCAGAGCTTTACCTAGCCACTTTAGATTCGGCTGAGGCTAGTCTTTCTGTTGAATTCAATGTGAAGCAGGGAAAGGGTTATGTGTCAGCGACTACTCATGGGACTGGTCTGCCTATAGGTACGATCCCTGTGGATGCTATCTTTACTCCAGTCCAAAAAGTCAATTATCTTGTTGAGCCAGTTCGTACCGGCGAAAATACTGGATACGAGAAACTCATCATTGATGTGTGGACTGATGGCACTATTACAGCGGTAGAGGCTCTCAGTCAGAGTGCCCAGATACTGAGGGAGCAACTATCTCCCTTCACTCCTCTCGTCCTGGCTTCCACTGGGGCGATGGAGCAGGCTGCGGTTGGCGTGTCATCTGAGGAATATGAGCTACCATTGGAGCGACTTGGGCTGTCACCTCGTGTCTTCAATTGTTTGAGAAGAAACAAGATTAGCAAATTAGGAGAATTGTTGGAGAAGAGTGAGCGGGATCTTCTCCAACTAAAGAAGTTTGGGCGAAAGTCTCTGGATGAATTGAAACAGGATCTTGAGGGAAGGGGCTTGGCTCTGAGATTGGAAGAGGAAGATGAGGCATAG
- a CDS encoding adenylate kinase has protein sequence MRLILLGAPGSGKGTQAEKLCQFTGIAHVSSGDLFRQAEKEGTELGKLAKSYMEKGLLVPDEVVIKMVLERISGNKKGFILDGFPRTIEQAEALDKALGKDGVDKAIYIEVSRDELLRRLSGRWLCRKCQKPYHLVSSPPKVVGKCDVCGGELYQRPDDTRETAEKRLEVYVKQTAPLVGYYRNKKKLLQVEGERPIEEVSKDLLTELGWRGDGHNR, from the coding sequence ATGCGACTTATTCTCTTAGGCGCTCCAGGTTCAGGCAAGGGGACTCAGGCAGAGAAACTTTGCCAATTTACCGGGATAGCGCATGTATCTTCAGGTGATCTCTTCCGCCAGGCTGAAAAGGAAGGTACGGAACTTGGGAAATTGGCCAAATCATATATGGAGAAAGGCTTGCTTGTTCCTGATGAGGTGGTCATAAAGATGGTATTGGAGCGCATCTCTGGAAACAAGAAGGGTTTCATCCTGGATGGTTTCCCTAGAACAATTGAGCAGGCAGAGGCGTTAGACAAGGCATTGGGAAAGGATGGCGTAGACAAGGCAATCTACATTGAGGTTTCCCGAGATGAGCTTCTCAGGCGTCTCAGCGGACGGTGGCTTTGCCGCAAGTGCCAGAAGCCATACCACCTGGTATCTTCGCCACCGAAGGTGGTCGGCAAGTGTGATGTCTGTGGTGGTGAGCTTTATCAGCGCCCTGATGACACCAGGGAAACGGCGGAGAAAAGGTTGGAGGTGTACGTTAAGCAGACTGCACCCCTTGTTGGTTACTACCGCAACAAGAAGAAGTTACTGCAAGTAGAGGGGGAGAGGCCCATAGAAGAAGTGAGCAAGGATTTGTTGACCGAGCTCGGCTGGAGAGGGGATGGGCATAATCGTTAA
- the rplM gene encoding 50S ribosomal protein L13, which produces MMTYSVKSSDVKRRWWVVDASGRTLGRLATEVARLLQGKEKPMYSRYLDNGDFVVVINAAKVRVTGKKAEKKVYYWHTHYPGGLRSSTFAKMIDAHPTRPVEHAVRGMLPHNSYGRAMARRLKVYAGDTHPHQAQVKAQREEGQSG; this is translated from the coding sequence ATGATGACTTATAGTGTAAAGAGTTCTGATGTCAAGCGTCGGTGGTGGGTTGTTGATGCCTCGGGAAGAACCTTGGGCAGACTGGCTACCGAGGTTGCTCGTTTGCTTCAGGGAAAAGAAAAACCCATGTATTCCCGCTACCTTGATAATGGGGATTTTGTGGTAGTCATAAATGCAGCTAAAGTTCGTGTAACGGGCAAGAAGGCTGAGAAGAAGGTCTATTATTGGCATACTCACTATCCTGGAGGACTGCGTAGCTCTACGTTTGCCAAGATGATAGATGCGCATCCTACCCGTCCTGTTGAGCATGCAGTAAGGGGGATGCTTCCCCATAACAGCTATGGTCGTGCTATGGCAAGAAGGCTCAAAGTCTATGCTGGAGATACTCACCCACACCAGGCTCAAGTGAAAGCTCAGAGGGAGGAGGGGCAAAGTGGCTGA
- the infA gene encoding translation initiation factor IF-1: protein MPKKERIEVEGKVMEVLPNAMFRVELAGGHRVLAHISGKMRKHFIKILPGDTVRVELSPYDLTRGRVIYRFK from the coding sequence ATGCCTAAGAAGGAAAGGATAGAGGTTGAAGGCAAGGTTATGGAGGTTTTGCCCAATGCTATGTTTCGTGTTGAGCTAGCCGGGGGACACAGAGTACTGGCTCACATCTCTGGTAAGATGAGGAAACACTTTATCAAGATTCTGCCAGGTGATACTGTGCGGGTAGAGCTTTCACCCTATGATTTGACTCGGGGCAGGGTTATCTACCGTTTTAAGTAA
- the secY gene encoding preprotein translocase subunit SecY, with protein MIDAFSLPDLRRRLLFTLGVLIVFRFLAHIPVPGVDQAALDKAFESNQLLGMLDLFSGGAMRNFSIVAMGVYPYITATIVMQLLQPVIPQLRNLAMEGESGRNKINTYTHWLAVPLAGLQGYSQFVLLSRNGSIAQTSTLSIAAIILSMMAGTMFLVWLGELITERGIGNGVSIIIFAGIVAGLPNMFAQGGLVWRDNIPGIIAFFVLWLAAVVMIVMFTEAARRIPVHYSRSVFRGRRMYRQSGSTHIPLRVNSAGMIPLIFAMSLVILPATVASYFHGGAATFLQNWASHWSYWLVYGLLVIAFSFFYTMVVFEQMNLAETLQKQGGFVPGIRPGQATSTYLSQVMNRLTWAGALFLALVAVLPFIAGKATGIQVVALSSTGLLIMVGVALDTMKQLEAQLLMRRYEGFLK; from the coding sequence ATTCCGGTTCCTGGGGTTGACCAGGCAGCTCTGGATAAGGCTTTCGAGAGTAACCAGCTTCTAGGGATGCTTGACCTATTCAGCGGCGGGGCAATGCGCAACTTCAGCATTGTTGCCATGGGAGTCTATCCCTACATCACCGCAACTATTGTTATGCAGCTTTTGCAGCCAGTTATCCCGCAGTTACGGAATCTTGCCATGGAGGGGGAATCGGGAAGAAATAAGATAAACACGTATACCCATTGGTTGGCAGTGCCTCTGGCCGGTCTGCAGGGCTACAGTCAGTTTGTGCTGTTAAGCCGAAATGGCAGTATTGCTCAGACAAGTACCCTGAGTATAGCTGCGATAATCCTGTCTATGATGGCGGGCACTATGTTCTTGGTATGGTTAGGTGAGCTCATTACCGAACGGGGCATAGGGAATGGCGTTTCCATAATAATCTTTGCTGGTATTGTGGCTGGTTTGCCAAACATGTTTGCTCAAGGTGGGTTGGTGTGGCGTGATAATATACCAGGAATCATCGCCTTTTTTGTCCTGTGGCTGGCTGCCGTGGTAATGATTGTCATGTTCACCGAAGCAGCTCGCCGTATACCCGTGCATTACTCCCGGAGTGTCTTTCGGGGTAGAAGGATGTATCGACAGTCTGGTTCTACCCACATCCCCTTGCGGGTGAACTCGGCAGGGATGATACCTCTCATTTTTGCCATGTCTTTGGTGATTTTGCCTGCAACCGTAGCCTCCTATTTTCACGGTGGTGCAGCCACATTCCTTCAGAACTGGGCTAGCCATTGGAGTTACTGGTTAGTTTATGGCTTGCTTGTCATTGCCTTCTCCTTCTTCTATACTATGGTCGTATTTGAACAGATGAACCTGGCCGAAACCTTACAGAAACAGGGTGGTTTTGTACCCGGGATTCGACCTGGCCAGGCTACTTCAACCTATTTGAGCCAGGTGATGAACCGCCTTACATGGGCGGGGGCACTCTTTCTGGCTCTGGTGGCAGTGTTGCCATTTATTGCCGGAAAGGCGACTGGTATTCAGGTGGTGGCACTTTCCAGCACTGGCTTGCTGATTATGGTTGGAGTGGCTCTGGACACGATGAAGCAACTAGAGGCGCAACTCCTGATGCGCCGCTACGAAGGTTTTCTAAAGTGA
- the truA gene encoding tRNA pseudouridine(38-40) synthase TruA: protein MIMEYEGTRYHGSQYQVNALTIQGEAEDALRRITGEEIRISFASRTDAGVHARGQVASFKTRSNFPHKTWVEALNFHLPKDISIRAAYEAGVDFDVRRDAICRNYRYSILNRSTPSPFWRGFSYLIARPLDIEAMNDACQALIGEHDFAPFAQVTDGRQTHRRVSKAEVSKKEDLVMFDIEANSFLPHQVRNTVGGLANVGLGRMTVNSFREMACSKQAGVIGPTAPARGLCLLEVKYDNFPPC from the coding sequence TTGATTATGGAATACGAAGGCACCAGATACCATGGTTCCCAGTATCAGGTTAACGCCCTCACTATTCAAGGAGAGGCGGAAGATGCGTTGCGTAGAATCACTGGTGAGGAAATTCGCATTTCTTTTGCCAGTCGCACCGATGCCGGCGTTCATGCCAGAGGACAGGTGGCAAGCTTTAAGACCAGGTCGAACTTCCCTCATAAGACTTGGGTCGAAGCGCTAAATTTTCATCTCCCTAAGGATATTTCTATTAGAGCTGCTTATGAGGCAGGTGTTGATTTTGATGTTCGGCGCGATGCAATATGCCGCAATTATCGCTATTCTATTCTGAATAGATCTACTCCATCTCCATTTTGGCGAGGTTTCAGTTACCTTATTGCTCGACCACTGGACATTGAGGCTATGAATGATGCCTGTCAGGCACTCATTGGAGAGCATGATTTTGCCCCCTTTGCTCAGGTGACGGATGGCCGTCAAACCCATCGCCGCGTGTCCAAGGCTGAGGTGAGTAAGAAGGAAGACCTGGTGATGTTTGACATCGAAGCAAACTCCTTCTTGCCGCATCAGGTGCGCAATACAGTGGGAGGGCTAGCCAATGTGGGTTTGGGGAGGATGACAGTTAACTCATTTAGGGAGATGGCTTGCTCCAAGCAGGCAGGGGTCATAGGCCCCACCGCGCCAGCCCGGGGTTTGTGTCTGCTGGAAGTCAAGTATGATAACTTTCCCCCCTGTTGA
- the rpmJ gene encoding 50S ribosomal protein L36 has product MKVSASVKCRCSKCKVVKRKGAVRIICSNPKHKQRQG; this is encoded by the coding sequence ATGAAAGTCAGTGCTTCAGTTAAGTGTCGCTGCAGTAAATGTAAAGTGGTAAAACGTAAGGGTGCGGTAAGAATTATTTGCTCCAACCCCAAGCATAAACAGAGGCAAGGATAG
- a CDS encoding bifunctional phosphoglucose/phosphomannose isomerase yields MSELDSPHIYKQLDPSGMLQHLHEFPEQCQRAWYNSLKLKLPQDYNKVDRVIISGMGGSAIGGELIRRLAILENHLPVWVHRDYGLPPFVNRNTLLIFSSYSGNTEETLSSFAESLQTPSKKVVITTGGKLGVLAERSGIPILFIDYKAPPRAAFPNSFVSLLGIFHTLGLIKDKSNDFEEALQVLEELSTRIAEKVPSVSNEAKQLAKDLYGRLAVIYGAELLAEVAQRWKSQLNENSKTWAFHEIFPELNHNAVVGYQLPPELRDRILVVLLHSSLLHPRVSIRYQLTTEILNKASVRYKVLEATGKSRLAQMMSLVLYGDYVSFYLAMLNGVDPTQVVSIDYLKSRLADF; encoded by the coding sequence ATGAGTGAACTGGATAGCCCCCATATCTACAAACAACTCGACCCCTCAGGTATGCTTCAACACCTTCATGAATTTCCCGAACAATGTCAGCGAGCATGGTACAACTCACTAAAACTAAAACTACCTCAAGACTACAACAAGGTTGATAGAGTCATTATCTCAGGCATGGGTGGCTCGGCCATAGGCGGCGAGTTGATACGCCGTCTCGCTATCCTGGAAAATCATCTGCCAGTTTGGGTACACCGGGATTATGGTTTACCCCCATTTGTGAATAGGAACACTCTCCTCATTTTCTCAAGCTACTCGGGGAATACTGAGGAAACCCTTTCTTCCTTTGCCGAATCCCTGCAAACTCCGTCTAAGAAAGTTGTGATCACCACTGGTGGGAAGCTGGGAGTGTTAGCCGAAAGGAGTGGGATACCTATCTTATTTATCGACTACAAAGCCCCTCCCCGAGCCGCTTTTCCTAATAGTTTCGTTTCCCTGCTGGGCATCTTTCACACTCTCGGTTTAATCAAAGATAAGTCAAACGATTTTGAGGAAGCACTGCAGGTCTTGGAAGAGCTCTCTACAAGAATTGCCGAGAAGGTGCCCTCCGTCTCCAATGAGGCCAAACAACTGGCGAAAGACCTCTATGGTCGATTGGCAGTGATCTACGGGGCTGAGCTACTCGCAGAAGTCGCTCAGCGTTGGAAGAGTCAGCTTAACGAGAATAGCAAAACCTGGGCCTTTCACGAGATCTTCCCAGAGCTAAATCATAATGCTGTAGTAGGATATCAATTACCTCCCGAATTGAGAGATAGAATTCTGGTAGTACTACTACACTCATCATTGCTTCATCCGCGTGTCTCAATTCGTTACCAACTCACCACTGAAATCCTCAACAAGGCATCAGTCAGATACAAGGTGTTGGAAGCAACAGGGAAAAGCCGCCTGGCTCAAATGATGAGTCTGGTTCTTTATGGAGATTATGTTAGCTTCTACCTGGCCATGTTGAATGGTGTTGACCCTACACAGGTAGTCTCCATAGACTACCTGAAATCCCGCCTTGCCGACTTTTGA
- the rpsD gene encoding 30S ribosomal protein S4: MARYTGSSCRLCRRVGEKLMLKGERCGTPKCSIERNPGTPGQHTGGRPRKLSEYGVRLKEKQKARYTYGVLERQFRRMFADAERAPGMTGETLVQLLERRLDNTVYRLGLGESRNQARQLVQHGHIKVNGRKVDIPSFVVKPGDVITWREKTINKDPYNRAMQGIDSKVIPSWLSVDKKDLSCRVLSLPSNDEIAAKFDLKMIVEHYSR; this comes from the coding sequence ATGGCGCGGTATACCGGGTCTTCCTGTCGGCTATGTCGTCGAGTAGGTGAGAAACTGATGCTGAAAGGCGAGCGATGTGGTACTCCTAAGTGCTCTATAGAGAGAAATCCAGGTACCCCTGGACAACATACCGGGGGTCGCCCCCGCAAACTGTCGGAGTATGGAGTTAGACTCAAGGAGAAACAAAAAGCCAGATATACTTATGGAGTGCTCGAACGGCAGTTTCGTCGGATGTTTGCTGATGCCGAAAGAGCCCCAGGAATGACTGGTGAGACCTTAGTACAATTGCTGGAAAGGCGCTTGGATAATACGGTCTACCGTTTGGGCCTGGGCGAATCTCGAAATCAGGCTCGGCAGTTGGTGCAGCATGGTCACATAAAGGTTAATGGACGTAAAGTGGATATCCCGTCATTCGTGGTAAAACCGGGTGATGTTATCACTTGGAGAGAGAAGACTATTAATAAAGATCCCTACAACAGGGCTATGCAGGGAATCGATTCCAAAGTTATTCCGAGTTGGCTAAGTGTAGATAAGAAAGACCTTTCTTGTCGAGTATTGAGTCTTCCCTCCAATGATGAAATTGCTGCCAAATTTGATCTGAAGATGATTGTCGAGCATTACTCTCGATAG
- the rplQ gene encoding 50S ribosomal protein L17 translates to MRHRVAGRRFSRRSGPRMALFHNLISELLRHERIVTTEAKAKEVRGMADKVISLGKAGSLHARRQALTVVSDRKVVDKVFDELASRYASRSGGYTRVLKLGPRPGDCAPMAILELVK, encoded by the coding sequence ATGAGGCATAGAGTAGCTGGGCGAAGGTTTTCCAGGCGCAGCGGCCCTAGAATGGCGTTGTTCCATAACTTGATCTCTGAGCTATTGCGGCATGAGAGGATCGTTACTACTGAGGCAAAGGCGAAAGAAGTTCGAGGTATGGCGGATAAGGTTATTAGCCTGGGTAAAGCAGGGAGCCTTCATGCTCGGCGACAGGCGTTGACTGTGGTGAGCGATAGGAAAGTGGTGGATAAGGTTTTTGATGAGCTTGCTTCGAGATACGCTAGTCGTAGTGGCGGGTACACTCGTGTCCTCAAGTTGGGACCCCGCCCAGGTGATTGCGCACCCATGGCAATACTTGAACTAGTGAAGTAG
- a CDS encoding phosphoglucomutase/phosphomannomutase family protein — MRPVIKFGTDGWRGIIAEDFTFDNVRRCAQSLAEYLQDEGLASRGLVIGYDTRFASENFAAAAAEVVAANNIKVYLCPQATPTPIVSHGIRDHKAAGAIIITASHNPAQWNGFKIKSEDGASAPTDVEANIESRLPQIIAQDKVKRLALDDGIAKGLIEYSDLAPAYYDHVAQLIDLQNLRQAGLKIVVDSMFGAGTGCFRKFLQGDKTVLTEINGERNPIFPGIQPEPIARHLTKLSTLVRESAADVGLATDGDADRIGVVDEKGNPLTPLQIFALLALYLLEVRGERGPIIKTLTTSSMLYKLGKIYNVPVYETRVGFKYVAPKMISVNALIGGEESSGFGFRGHLPERDGILAGLYFLDLMSKLKKTPSQLIEYLYSKVGPHHYQRTDLEFPPAERERIIDSLKSKIPSQIAHSEVVKVNTIDGFHFSLADGSWLLIRLSGTEPILRIYAEAGSLERAKQLVTEGRNMLGV, encoded by the coding sequence ATGAGACCTGTAATCAAGTTCGGCACCGATGGTTGGCGCGGTATCATCGCCGAAGACTTCACTTTTGATAACGTTAGACGCTGTGCCCAGAGTCTAGCTGAATACCTCCAGGATGAAGGGCTGGCCTCCAGAGGCTTGGTCATAGGCTATGATACCCGCTTTGCTTCTGAAAACTTCGCTGCAGCAGCCGCTGAGGTGGTGGCTGCTAACAATATCAAGGTATACCTTTGTCCCCAAGCTACTCCCACGCCGATAGTAAGCCACGGCATTCGAGACCATAAAGCCGCCGGCGCAATAATCATCACCGCCAGTCATAATCCAGCCCAGTGGAACGGTTTTAAAATAAAGTCCGAGGACGGAGCTAGCGCACCAACTGACGTCGAAGCTAACATAGAATCCCGTCTGCCACAAATCATCGCCCAAGACAAGGTCAAACGCTTAGCCTTAGACGATGGAATTGCAAAGGGGCTCATCGAGTATTCTGATCTAGCGCCAGCCTATTATGACCACGTGGCTCAGCTTATTGATCTGCAAAATCTACGCCAAGCTGGCCTGAAGATAGTGGTAGACTCCATGTTTGGAGCAGGAACCGGCTGCTTCAGAAAATTTCTTCAGGGTGACAAAACCGTACTAACCGAGATTAACGGGGAACGGAACCCTATCTTCCCCGGCATTCAACCCGAACCCATTGCCAGACATCTAACAAAACTCTCCACTCTAGTGAGGGAGAGTGCAGCAGATGTGGGATTGGCCACAGATGGTGATGCTGACCGCATCGGTGTTGTGGACGAGAAAGGAAACCCGCTCACCCCTTTACAAATATTTGCCCTTCTTGCTCTCTACCTATTGGAGGTACGTGGTGAGCGCGGCCCCATCATCAAGACACTGACCACTAGCAGCATGCTGTATAAATTGGGCAAGATTTATAACGTGCCAGTTTACGAAACGCGGGTAGGCTTCAAATATGTAGCCCCAAAGATGATCAGCGTCAATGCCCTTATTGGAGGTGAAGAAAGCAGCGGCTTTGGTTTCAGAGGCCACTTACCTGAGCGCGATGGCATCCTTGCTGGCCTCTACTTTCTCGACCTGATGAGTAAGCTTAAGAAGACGCCATCACAACTCATAGAGTATCTGTACAGCAAAGTCGGACCGCATCACTATCAGCGTACCGACCTGGAGTTTCCCCCTGCCGAGCGTGAGAGAATCATCGACAGCCTCAAAAGCAAGATACCATCACAGATTGCCCACAGCGAAGTAGTTAAAGTCAATACTATTGATGGGTTCCACTTCTCGCTGGCAGACGGCTCCTGGCTACTGATCCGCCTCTCTGGAACAGAGCCTATTCTCCGCATCTATGCCGAGGCCGGCAGCCTGGAAAGAGCAAAGCAATTGGTCACTGAAGGAAGGAATATGTTGGGGGTATAG
- the rpsI gene encoding 30S ribosomal protein S9 — MADPAYFYGTGKRKTAIARVKLVAGNGNIVINSRPLQELFPDTALQTVMQQPFKATGTVGKFNVIAKVEGGGISGQAAAIRHGIARALLKSDEALRTVLRQHGLLTRDARIKERKKYGLKRARKAPQYTKR; from the coding sequence GTGGCTGACCCAGCTTATTTCTACGGAACAGGCAAAAGAAAGACCGCTATCGCTCGGGTAAAGTTGGTAGCTGGAAATGGCAATATCGTCATCAACAGTAGGCCTTTGCAGGAACTGTTCCCAGATACTGCTCTTCAGACTGTGATGCAACAACCCTTTAAGGCTACAGGCACTGTGGGTAAGTTCAATGTGATAGCAAAGGTCGAGGGAGGGGGAATTTCAGGACAGGCTGCAGCCATTCGCCATGGTATTGCCCGTGCTCTATTAAAATCTGATGAGGCACTGAGGACGGTGTTGCGCCAGCATGGATTGCTTACTAGGGATGCAAGGATAAAGGAGCGCAAGAAGTACGGACTGAAGCGTGCCCGTAAGGCTCCTCAGTATACCAAGAGATAG